In one Thermaerobacter sp. PB12/4term genomic region, the following are encoded:
- the hemA gene encoding glutamyl-tRNA reductase has translation MGVIVLGMNHRTAPVAVRERLAVAGEGLPAALAELAACPALDEVVLLSTCNRVEVYAAASHHGQGRRQVRDVLARWAGMDPDRLETYLYVREDAAAARHLFRVAAGLDSMVLGESQILGQVREAYHGAAAAGTCGKVLHGLFQQALAVGKRARTETAISQHAVSVSYVAVELARKVFGHLDGRRVLLVGAGETAELAARSLAEEGGCRLVVANRTLERGRQLAAAYGGEAVSLGELPAALDRCDVVISSTGAGRPLITAAMVRDAMRRRRGRPLLLVDIAVPRDIEPAAGRLDGVFLYDIDDLQAVVEANLRLRREEAARVEAMIDDEVRGFEGWLHSLDVVPLIRSLRAKAEAMRQEELARALRKLPHLSERDRQVIDGLTRLIVNKLLNDPMVRLKEAVAGGRGPVYLDEAFTELFALDEPGPAGRRPAPQAGPAGAESAGAEPAAGGPEGTAGRQARRGQAAAGDGAEPAPGGGTGTAGPAGSASGDPVLALPRRRFGESGSARA, from the coding sequence ATGGGCGTGATCGTGCTCGGCATGAACCACCGCACGGCTCCGGTCGCGGTGCGGGAGCGCCTGGCGGTGGCCGGTGAGGGGCTGCCGGCGGCCCTGGCGGAGCTGGCAGCCTGCCCGGCCCTCGATGAGGTGGTGCTGCTCTCCACCTGCAACCGGGTGGAGGTGTACGCGGCGGCCTCCCACCATGGCCAGGGCCGGCGCCAGGTGCGGGACGTGCTGGCTCGCTGGGCCGGCATGGACCCGGACCGGCTGGAGACCTATCTCTATGTCCGGGAAGATGCCGCGGCGGCGCGGCACCTGTTCCGCGTGGCGGCGGGCCTGGACTCCATGGTCCTGGGGGAGAGCCAGATCCTGGGCCAGGTACGGGAAGCCTACCACGGGGCTGCCGCCGCGGGAACCTGTGGCAAGGTGCTGCACGGTCTCTTCCAGCAGGCCCTGGCGGTAGGGAAGCGGGCCCGGACGGAGACGGCCATCAGCCAGCATGCGGTGTCCGTCAGTTATGTGGCGGTGGAACTGGCCCGCAAGGTCTTCGGCCACCTGGACGGGCGGCGGGTGCTGCTGGTGGGCGCCGGCGAGACGGCGGAACTGGCCGCCCGCAGTCTGGCCGAGGAGGGCGGCTGCCGGCTGGTGGTGGCCAACCGGACCCTGGAGCGGGGCCGGCAACTGGCCGCCGCTTACGGCGGCGAGGCGGTGTCGCTGGGCGAGCTGCCGGCGGCCCTGGACCGCTGCGACGTGGTGATCAGTTCCACCGGCGCCGGGCGGCCCCTGATCACCGCCGCCATGGTGCGGGACGCCATGCGCCGCCGGCGGGGCCGGCCGCTGCTGCTGGTGGATATCGCCGTGCCCCGCGACATCGAGCCGGCGGCGGGCCGGCTGGACGGGGTGTTCCTGTACGACATCGACGACCTGCAGGCGGTGGTGGAAGCCAACCTCCGGCTGCGGCGGGAGGAGGCGGCCCGGGTCGAGGCCATGATCGACGACGAGGTCCGGGGCTTTGAGGGGTGGCTGCACAGCCTGGACGTGGTGCCTCTGATCCGCTCCCTGCGGGCCAAGGCCGAGGCCATGCGGCAGGAAGAGCTGGCCCGCGCCCTGCGCAAGCTGCCCCATCTGTCGGAGCGGGACCGGCAGGTCATCGACGGCCTGACCCGGCTGATCGTCAACAAGCTGCTGAACGATCCCATGGTGCGCCTGAAGGAGGCGGTGGCCGGAGGGCGCGGCCCCGTCTACCTGGATGAGGCTTTCACCGAGCTCTTCGCCCTGGACGAACCCGGCCCCGCCGGACGCCGCCCGGCGCCACAGGCGGGGCCGGCCGGTGCGGAGTCGGCCGGGGCGGAGCCGGCCGCCGGCGGGCCGGAGGGCACGGCGGGTCGCCAGGCCCGGCGGGGACAGGCCGCCGCCGGAGACGGCGCGGAGCCCGCGCCGGGAGGGGGCACCGGTACCGCGGGCCCGGCCGGTTCCGCGTCCGGTGATCCGGTGCTGGCCCTGCCCCGCCGTCGGTTCGGGGAAAGCGGCAGCGCCCGGGCATGA
- a CDS encoding class I SAM-dependent methyltransferase: MGAQSPAPGRGADKAAYIRELFDTIAPGYDRMNLLMTLGQWRYWQWRLRRRLEELPLDGARVLDVACGTGEITAMLARRVGPAGRVTGLDFSPGMLAVARHRLEALSLSGRVDLVQGDALDMPFAAGQFDLVTMGFALRNVASLDRALAEMARVTRPGGRVLILELSHSPWPWVRVPFRWYFERVVPAMGRWAARRWRGPGPDPYAWLPLSVRGFPGAEELARRMAAAGLEGVRFWRMSAGIVCLHEGRRPRWA, translated from the coding sequence ATGGGGGCTCAGAGCCCGGCCCCGGGCCGGGGCGCCGACAAGGCCGCCTACATCCGGGAGCTCTTCGACACCATTGCGCCCGGCTACGACCGGATGAACCTGCTGATGACCCTGGGGCAGTGGCGCTACTGGCAGTGGCGGCTGCGCCGGCGGCTGGAGGAGCTGCCCCTGGACGGGGCGCGGGTCCTGGACGTGGCCTGCGGCACCGGCGAGATCACGGCCATGCTGGCCCGGCGGGTGGGACCTGCCGGCCGGGTCACCGGCCTGGATTTCTCCCCGGGCATGCTGGCCGTTGCCCGGCACCGGCTCGAGGCGCTGAGCCTCTCCGGCCGGGTCGACCTGGTGCAGGGCGACGCCCTGGACATGCCCTTTGCGGCGGGCCAGTTCGACCTGGTGACCATGGGCTTCGCCTTGCGCAACGTGGCCAGCCTCGACCGCGCCCTGGCCGAGATGGCCAGGGTCACCCGTCCCGGCGGCCGGGTGCTGATCCTGGAGCTTTCCCACAGTCCCTGGCCCTGGGTCAGGGTGCCCTTCCGCTGGTACTTCGAGCGGGTGGTCCCCGCCATGGGGCGGTGGGCCGCCCGCCGCTGGCGGGGGCCGGGTCCCGATCCCTACGCCTGGCTGCCCCTGTCGGTGCGGGGGTTTCCCGGGGCGGAGGAACTGGCCCGCCGCATGGCGGCGGCCGGCCTGGAAGGCGTCCGCTTCTGGCGCATGTCGGCGGGCATCGTCTGCTTGCATGAGGGGCGGCGACCCCGATGGGCGTGA
- the sucC gene encoding ADP-forming succinate--CoA ligase subunit beta produces the protein MKFFEYMAKEVFRERGIPTPRGRVAATPDEAARVAEEVGGPVAVKSQVLAGGRGKAGGIRFADTPDQARQVAADLLGQEVRGYRVERVLVEEKLRIDRELYLGIAVDTGRKLPLVIASVHGGVNIEEVPEKDIVKRPVDITLGLYPYFARGIARRLGLEGAVARQFADLLTRLYRIFRDYDAELVEINPLVISGDRLIAADGRLNIDDDSRFRHEDLPEVSEATELERRVREIGLSYVELDGDIAVMANGAGITMATIDVLTEYGGRAMNFLDAGGGAAVEPMAKAMAVLVSTNPKAIFVNIFGGITRCDDVANAIVTVKRQQGIPVPLVVRLVGTNEDKGVAILREHGIEAFRDMGEAARKAVELARQGGER, from the coding sequence TTGAAGTTCTTCGAGTACATGGCCAAGGAGGTCTTCCGGGAGCGGGGCATTCCCACGCCCCGGGGCCGGGTGGCGGCTACGCCCGATGAGGCCGCCCGGGTGGCCGAAGAGGTCGGCGGGCCGGTGGCGGTGAAGTCCCAGGTCCTGGCCGGGGGCCGGGGCAAGGCCGGCGGCATCCGCTTCGCCGACACGCCCGACCAGGCCCGGCAGGTGGCGGCGGACCTGCTGGGGCAGGAGGTGCGGGGCTACCGGGTCGAGCGGGTGCTGGTGGAGGAGAAGCTGCGCATCGACCGGGAGCTCTACCTGGGCATCGCCGTCGACACCGGCCGCAAGCTGCCGCTGGTCATCGCCTCGGTCCACGGCGGCGTGAACATCGAGGAGGTCCCCGAGAAGGACATCGTCAAGCGCCCGGTGGACATCACCCTGGGCCTCTACCCGTACTTCGCCCGGGGGATCGCCCGGCGGCTGGGCCTGGAGGGTGCCGTCGCCCGCCAGTTTGCCGACCTGCTCACCCGCCTCTACCGCATCTTCCGGGACTACGACGCCGAGCTGGTGGAGATCAACCCCCTGGTGATCTCCGGCGACCGCCTGATTGCCGCCGACGGGCGCCTGAACATCGACGACGACAGCCGCTTCCGCCATGAGGACCTGCCCGAGGTCAGCGAGGCCACCGAACTGGAGCGGCGGGTGCGGGAGATCGGGCTGTCCTACGTGGAGCTGGACGGCGACATCGCCGTGATGGCCAACGGCGCAGGCATCACCATGGCCACCATCGACGTGCTGACCGAGTACGGCGGCCGGGCCATGAACTTCCTGGACGCGGGCGGCGGAGCGGCCGTCGAGCCCATGGCGAAGGCCATGGCGGTGCTGGTTTCGACCAACCCCAAGGCCATCTTCGTCAACATCTTCGGCGGCATCACGCGCTGCGACGACGTGGCCAACGCCATCGTCACCGTCAAGCGGCAGCAGGGGATCCCCGTGCCCCTGGTGGTGCGCCTGGTGGGTACCAACGAGGACAAGGGCGTGGCGATCCTGCGCGAGCACGGCATCGAGGCCTTCCGGGACATGGGCGAGGCCGCCCGCAAGGCGGTCGAGCTGGCCCGGCAGGGAGGGGAGCGGTGA
- the mdh gene encoding malate dehydrogenase codes for MKRPKVSIVGAGNTGAALAHWLAIKQVADIVLVDVVEGMPQGKALDLMQAAPVEAFDTILTGSNDYADTAGSDVVVITAGAARKPGMSRDDLVNINTGIVRDITAQVARYSPDAYLIVLTNPLDVMCCVAYKVSGFPKHRVMGQSGILDSARFRTFIARELNVSFEDVHALVLGGHGDSMVPLPRYTHVGGIPVTQLLPKEKIDELVQRTRDGGAEIVRLLKTGSAFFAPGAAMAEMVEAILRDRKRVLPVSAYLEGEYGESGIFMGVPVVLGGGGIERILEIELTEEERQAFARSAADVRETLSRLEL; via the coding sequence TTGAAGCGACCCAAGGTCAGCATCGTCGGCGCCGGGAACACGGGCGCCGCTCTGGCCCACTGGCTGGCCATCAAGCAGGTGGCCGACATCGTCCTGGTGGACGTGGTCGAGGGCATGCCGCAGGGGAAGGCCCTCGACTTGATGCAGGCGGCCCCCGTGGAGGCCTTTGACACCATTCTCACCGGGTCCAACGACTATGCCGATACGGCGGGCTCCGACGTGGTGGTGATCACCGCCGGTGCGGCTCGCAAGCCGGGCATGAGCCGGGACGACCTGGTGAACATCAACACCGGCATCGTCCGCGACATCACCGCGCAGGTGGCCAGGTACTCACCCGACGCCTACCTGATCGTGCTGACGAACCCGCTGGACGTCATGTGCTGCGTGGCCTACAAGGTCAGCGGCTTCCCCAAGCACCGGGTGATGGGCCAGTCGGGCATCCTGGATTCCGCCCGCTTCCGCACCTTCATCGCCCGGGAGCTCAACGTCTCCTTCGAAGACGTCCACGCCCTGGTGCTGGGCGGCCACGGCGACTCCATGGTGCCCCTGCCGCGCTATACCCACGTGGGCGGCATCCCCGTGACCCAGTTGCTCCCCAAGGAGAAGATCGACGAGCTGGTGCAGCGGACGCGGGACGGCGGTGCCGAGATCGTGCGCCTGCTGAAGACGGGTTCGGCCTTCTTCGCCCCCGGCGCCGCCATGGCCGAGATGGTGGAGGCCATCCTGCGCGACCGCAAGCGCGTCCTGCCGGTTTCGGCCTATCTCGAGGGAGAATACGGCGAGTCGGGTATCTTCATGGGCGTGCCCGTGGTGCTGGGGGGCGGCGGCATCGAGAGGATCCTGGAGATCGAGTTGACCGAGGAAGAACGCCAGGCCTTCGCCCGCTCGGCGGCCGACGTGCGGGAGACCCTGTCCAGGCTGGAACTCTAG
- the sucD gene encoding succinate--CoA ligase subunit alpha — translation MAILIDERTRVVVQGITGHQGSFHTGQMIEYGTRVVAGVSPGKEGQEVKGVPVYDTVEAAVEKHGATASVIFVPAPFAKDAVLEALEAGIKLVVVITEHVPLHDAMEIMARARLKGATIIGPNTFGVISPGKSKIGIMPNQIYTPGRVGIVARSGTLSYEIAASLSQAGFGQSTVVGMGGDRVVGLSFIDVLKMFEQDRETEAVVLVGEIGGTAEEEAAEYIKGMSKPVVAYLAGKHAPPGKRMGHAGAIIERGRGTYQSKVEALEAGGARVAALPWQVADLVREALR, via the coding sequence ATGGCCATCCTGATCGATGAGCGTACCCGGGTGGTGGTCCAGGGCATCACGGGCCACCAGGGCAGTTTCCACACCGGCCAGATGATTGAGTACGGCACCCGCGTGGTGGCGGGCGTCTCGCCGGGCAAGGAGGGCCAGGAGGTCAAGGGCGTGCCCGTCTACGACACCGTGGAAGCGGCGGTGGAGAAGCACGGGGCCACGGCCTCCGTCATCTTCGTCCCCGCTCCCTTCGCCAAGGACGCCGTGCTGGAGGCCCTGGAGGCGGGGATCAAGCTGGTGGTGGTCATCACCGAGCACGTGCCCCTCCACGACGCCATGGAGATCATGGCCCGGGCCCGGCTGAAGGGTGCGACCATCATCGGCCCCAACACCTTCGGGGTGATCTCGCCGGGGAAGAGCAAGATCGGGATCATGCCCAATCAGATCTACACCCCCGGCCGGGTAGGCATCGTGGCCCGCAGTGGTACCCTTTCCTATGAGATCGCCGCGTCGCTGAGCCAGGCCGGCTTCGGCCAGTCCACCGTGGTGGGCATGGGCGGCGACCGGGTGGTGGGCCTTTCCTTCATCGACGTGCTCAAGATGTTCGAGCAGGACCGGGAGACCGAGGCCGTGGTCCTGGTGGGGGAGATCGGCGGTACCGCGGAAGAGGAAGCGGCGGAGTACATCAAGGGGATGAGCAAGCCCGTGGTGGCCTACCTGGCGGGCAAGCATGCCCCGCCCGGCAAGCGCATGGGCCACGCGGGGGCCATCATCGAGCGCGGCCGCGGCACGTACCAGAGCAAGGTGGAAGCCCTGGAGGCGGGGGGAGCCCGGGTGGCCGCCCTGCCCTGGCAGGTGGCCGACCTGGTGCGGGAGGCACTGCGATAG
- a CDS encoding CcmD family protein, translating into MPPITPELDQQLLVYLFWAYTVAFGLLFAYVWRLVRRLGELERELGRLQAPGSRPAPRAPGTGAGA; encoded by the coding sequence GTGCCGCCCATCACCCCGGAACTGGATCAACAACTTCTGGTTTATTTGTTTTGGGCCTACACGGTGGCGTTCGGCCTGCTCTTCGCCTACGTCTGGCGCCTGGTGCGCCGGCTGGGCGAGCTGGAGCGGGAACTGGGCCGCCTGCAGGCCCCGGGTTCACGACCGGCCCCGCGGGCACCCGGTACCGGTGCCGGCGCCTAG
- a CDS encoding cytochrome c biogenesis protein, whose product MSRLAAAWTVTTYGALVGALYMAFRYAPPERVMGNVQRIFYFHVAAAWVGFLAFAIVFAASIAYLRGSQRRWDRLAESAAELGVLFTTITLIMGSLWARAVWGVWWTWDPKLTTTLILWFLYAGYLLIRAAVDDSAARGRYSAVLGIAGFLNVPIVYMSSVWWTSIHPVLRGGGDMNLDPAMRLALQAAVAAFTLLFFLLLNQRLRLARLADGVRQARAGTEEG is encoded by the coding sequence ATGTCACGCCTGGCGGCAGCATGGACGGTGACAACCTACGGCGCGCTGGTCGGGGCCCTCTACATGGCCTTTCGCTACGCACCGCCCGAACGGGTGATGGGCAACGTCCAGCGCATCTTCTATTTCCACGTGGCGGCGGCCTGGGTCGGTTTCCTGGCCTTCGCCATCGTCTTCGCAGCCTCCATCGCGTACCTGCGGGGCTCGCAGCGGCGCTGGGACCGGCTGGCAGAGTCGGCCGCCGAGCTGGGGGTCCTCTTCACCACCATCACCCTGATCATGGGCTCCCTCTGGGCGCGCGCCGTCTGGGGCGTCTGGTGGACCTGGGATCCCAAGCTGACCACCACGCTGATCCTCTGGTTCCTCTACGCCGGTTACCTGCTCATCCGGGCGGCGGTGGACGATTCGGCCGCCCGGGGCCGGTATTCGGCGGTCCTGGGCATCGCCGGGTTCCTCAACGTGCCCATCGTCTACATGTCGTCGGTGTGGTGGACGTCCATCCATCCCGTCCTGCGGGGCGGCGGCGACATGAACCTGGACCCGGCCATGCGCCTGGCCCTGCAGGCGGCCGTGGCCGCCTTCACCCTGCTGTTCTTCCTGCTGCTCAACCAGAGGCTGCGGCTTGCCCGCCTGGCCGATGGCGTGCGGCAAGCCCGGGCCGGGACGGAGGAGGGGTAA
- a CDS encoding NADP-dependent malic enzyme, with amino-acid sequence MAGPVSHDHDERLRAQAVALHRQARGKIEIASKVPLRDGRDLSLAYTPGVAEPCRLIAANPDEAFELTARGNLVAVVSDGSAVLGLGDIGPAAALPVMEGKAILFKLYAAVDAVPLCVQAREVGRLVELVAALAPSFGGINLEDIAAPRCFEVEARLRAELDIPVFHDDQHGTAIVTAAALLNALRVVGKELDRVRIVVNGAGAAGIATSQLLLDMGARDLVLCDSRGAIYPGRPYGMNPYKQRVAERSNPAGLRGDLASVLAGADVFIGLSRAGAVTPEMVRSMAPGAIVMAMANPTPEIFPDEAASAGAQVVCTGRSDFPNQINNVLAFPGVFRGALDVRAREINEAMKLAAARAIAALVEPDRLSAGYIIPEAGDPRVAPAVAAAVAEAAVATGVARIPRDPGEVGRETAARVEAVRARLAAGSSNNLPAR; translated from the coding sequence TTGGCCGGACCGGTTTCCCACGATCATGACGAGCGACTGCGGGCCCAGGCGGTGGCGCTGCACCGCCAGGCCCGGGGGAAGATCGAGATCGCCAGCAAGGTGCCCCTGCGGGATGGCCGGGATCTCAGCCTGGCCTACACGCCCGGGGTGGCGGAGCCTTGCCGCCTCATCGCCGCTAACCCCGACGAGGCCTTCGAGCTGACGGCACGGGGCAACCTGGTGGCGGTGGTGTCCGACGGATCGGCCGTACTGGGGCTGGGGGACATCGGTCCCGCGGCCGCCTTGCCCGTGATGGAGGGCAAGGCGATCCTGTTCAAGCTCTACGCCGCCGTCGACGCGGTGCCCCTCTGCGTCCAGGCGCGGGAAGTGGGCCGCCTGGTGGAACTGGTGGCGGCCCTGGCTCCCAGCTTCGGCGGGATCAACCTGGAAGACATCGCAGCCCCCCGCTGCTTCGAGGTCGAGGCCCGGCTGCGGGCGGAGCTGGACATTCCCGTGTTCCACGACGACCAGCACGGCACGGCCATCGTCACCGCCGCCGCGCTCTTGAATGCCCTGCGGGTGGTGGGGAAGGAACTCGACCGGGTCCGCATCGTGGTGAACGGGGCCGGGGCGGCGGGGATCGCCACCAGCCAGCTCTTGCTGGACATGGGTGCCCGGGACCTGGTGCTGTGTGACAGCCGGGGGGCCATCTATCCCGGCCGGCCCTACGGGATGAACCCGTACAAGCAGCGGGTGGCCGAGCGCAGCAACCCCGCAGGCCTGCGGGGCGACCTGGCCAGCGTGCTGGCGGGGGCCGACGTGTTCATCGGCCTCTCCCGGGCGGGGGCCGTCACTCCGGAGATGGTGCGCAGCATGGCGCCGGGGGCGATCGTCATGGCCATGGCAAACCCCACGCCGGAGATCTTCCCGGACGAGGCGGCGTCTGCGGGGGCCCAGGTGGTCTGCACGGGCCGCTCGGACTTCCCCAACCAGATCAACAACGTGCTGGCGTTCCCCGGGGTGTTCCGGGGTGCCCTGGACGTTCGGGCCCGGGAGATCAACGAGGCGATGAAGCTGGCGGCGGCGCGGGCCATCGCCGCCCTGGTGGAGCCGGACCGCCTGTCGGCGGGCTACATCATCCCGGAAGCCGGGGACCCGCGGGTGGCACCGGCGGTGGCGGCCGCGGTGGCGGAAGCCGCGGTGGCCACGGGGGTGGCCCGGATCCCCCGGGATCCGGGCGAGGTGGGCCGGGAGACGGCCGCCCGGGTGGAAGCCGTCCGGGCGCGCCTGGCGGCCGGTTCGTCCAACAACCTCCCTGCGAGGTGA